A stretch of Hydractinia symbiolongicarpus strain clone_291-10 chromosome 9, HSymV2.1, whole genome shotgun sequence DNA encodes these proteins:
- the LOC130657934 gene encoding homologous-pairing protein 2 homolog, whose product MSKKRDPEVGILQYLNQQNRPYSAVDIFNNLHKEFGKTAVVKALESLTEKNKIIEKTYGKQKVYSPLQDQYGDYNETEIKALDLKLSSLQEEVNILQQESKKYEAEINKYSSQMSTKNMVKKAKELKNNNEILQQRISKLRSGTTLMTKEDRLKLYNKKDKMLGQWKKRKRMTSDVLNAILEGYPKSKKQLLEEVGVETDEDVGVQIPK is encoded by the coding sequence ATGTCAAAGAAACGAGATCCAGAAGTGGGAATTTTACAGTACTTGAATCAGCAGAACAGACCATATAGTGCTGTagatatttttaacaatttacaCAAAGAATTTGGAAAAACAGCAGTGGTCAAGGCATTGGAATCTTTGAccgagaaaaataaaataattgaaaagaCATATGGAAAACAAAAAGTATACTCTCCGTTACAGGATCAGTATGGGGATTATAACGAAACAGAAATTAAAGCTCTTGATTTAAAGTTAAGTTCTTTGCAGGAAGAGGTAAATATTTTGCAGCAGGAGTCTAAAAAATATGAAGcagaaataaacaaatattcAAGTCAAATGTCAACAAAGAACATGgttaaaaaagcaaaagaatTAAAGAATAATAATGAAATATTACAACAAAGAATTAGTAAATTGAGGTCTGGAACTACATTAATGACAAAGGAAGACCGTTTAAAGCTGTataacaaaaaagataaaatgttAGGGCagtggaaaaaaagaaaaagaatgacCTCCGATGTTTTGAATGCTATTTTAGAAGGATACCCAAAATCAAAAAAGCAGTTGTTAGAAGAGGTTGGTGTTGAGACTGACGAAGACGTTGGGGTGCAAATCCCAAAGTAA
- the LOC130657931 gene encoding uncharacterized protein LOC130657931 produces the protein MSDDVYTWLSKLTTTKPLMDHWRLPNSNYSDPVRELYANDNKQNSPDLWVWIVGSMSFTLICIMAVFFIGWRKIGKKSSKGKIYAKDYASPYYEAPVDIQLEEVHVYEKGRRVSSAVRSSLKANDCENESLAFDKTRSQSLCDDRMQHSVDLTMESDVLVLKEIENEKPKKKLKRFLHCSHLKKLNTPAKSKQQEKMAEIIRPFHGRPLPPPPTLSDLLKDKHKNPFYRSHMSFESYMKSFEDVKTSMNFDKNSNQLLNKSQEQIRVKAFQNHNHANPRLTENENCSPLPLQSKFFDDQYISYNNKTSCKRKIIRCSKSLDILEESLTTDKLNSEINYSSAPSICESQGYIKLPCEAPPSINAYEEQEHITDSKIKTKSKEIKEDENTYAQIPDLFITSESLNLQQRPIPIPPEHQHSPLKITLSKDHIYQRASIIQTENNNKRGSSLAEQFASFRSISSNGSNQYAKIPEIIDNKTCIQVVKVDVRPGYKFK, from the exons ATGTCTGATGATGTTTATACATGGCTGTCAAAACTCACAACAACAAAACCATTAATGGATCATTGGCGTTTACCCAATTCAAATTATTCTGATCCAGTAAGAGAGCTGTATGCCAATGACAACAAGCAGAATTCTCCAG ACTTATGGGTATGGATCGTTGGAAGTATGAGTTTTACATTAATATGCATCATGGCTGTTTTTTTCATCGGTTGGAGAAAAATTGGGAAAAA gtCGTCCAAAGGAAAAATATATGCCAAAG ATTATGCTAGCCCTTATTATGAAGCACCAGTTGACATTCAATTGGAGGAGGTTCATGTATATGAGAAAGGAAGAAGAGTCTCTAGTGCTGTCAGATCCTCTCTAAAAGCAAATGACTGTGAAAATG AATCTCTTGCTTTTGATAAAACAAGGTCTCAAAGTTTATGCGATGATAGAATGCAACATTCAGTTGATCTGACAATGGAAAGCGATGTCCTTGTTttgaaagaaatagaaaatgaaAAACCAAAGAAAAAGCTTAAAAGATTTTTACACTGTTCTCATCTTAAGAAATTGAACACACCTGCCAAgtcaaaacaacaagaaaaaatgGCAGAAATTATCAGACCTTTTCATGGACGTCCACTGCCTCCACCACCAACCCTTTCTGACCTTCTTAAAGACAAACACAAAAACCCATTTTACCGCAGCCATATGTCATTCGAGTCATACATGAAAAGTTTTGAGGATGTAAAAACCAGTATGAATTTCGACAAAAATAGCAACCAACTTTTAAATAAGTCACAAGAACAGATTAGGGTAAAGGCATTCCAAAATCATAACCACGCAAATCCCAGGTtaacagaaaatgaaaattGCTCTCCTTTGCCTCTCCAATCAAAGTTCTTTGATGACCAGTACATATCTTATAACAATAAAACAAGCTGCAAAAGAAAGATTATTAGATGCTCAAAAAGTTTAGACATACTTGAAGAATCTCTTACAACTGATAAACTTAATTCAGAAATAAACTACTCTTCAGCCCCAAGCATTTGTGAAAGTCAGGGATATATAAAGTTGCCATGCGAAGCCCCACCCTCCATAAATGCATATGAAGAGCAAGAACATATCACAGATAGCAAAATAAAAACcaaaagtaaagaaataaaGGAAGATGAAAACACATATGCGCAAATACCAGACTTGTTTATTACTAGTGAATCACTTAACTTGCAGCAGCGACCAATCCCCATCCCACCTGAACATCAACATTCTccattaaaaataactttatcaaAAGATCACATTTACCAAAGAGCTTCAATTATCCAGAcagaaaacaataataaaagagGAAGCAGTCTCGCTGAACAATTTGCATCATTTCGAAGCATATCTTCAAATGGAAGTAATCAGTATGCAAAGATTCCAGAAATTATTGATAATAAAACATGTATACAAGTAGTTAAAGTTGATGTGAGACCTGGgtacaaatttaaataa